One window of the Populus trichocarpa isolate Nisqually-1 chromosome 9, P.trichocarpa_v4.1, whole genome shotgun sequence genome contains the following:
- the LOC7478620 gene encoding putative phytosulfokines 6, whose amino-acid sequence MKLSLNYKALLLILLVLVYSSKLSARFLLSKQGQEEVNVDGITSEGTEDSELMNQLTGLELCDGGDEECLTRRIIAEAHLDYIYTQNHKP is encoded by the exons ATGAAGCTAAGCCTGAATTACAAAGCTCTTCTGCTCATCCTTCTTGTCCTTGTCTATTCCTCAAAGTTATCTGCTCGTTTCCTATTAAGCAAACAAG GGCAAGAGGAGGTAAACGTAGATGGAATCACCAGTGAAGGGACGGAGGACAGTGAGTTAATGAAT CAGCTGACGGGGTTAGAGCTATGTGATGGCGGAGACGAGGAGTGCTTAACGAGAAGGATAATTGCAGAGGCTCACTTGGACTACATCTACACCCAGAATCACAAGCCGTGA